One genomic window of Parasteatoda tepidariorum isolate YZ-2023 chromosome 9, CAS_Ptep_4.0, whole genome shotgun sequence includes the following:
- the LOC122271608 gene encoding probable glutamate receptor: MVAYFPSKLRLAVVPPTKAIEVTRIGNTTIISGVEAEFIKLLAQALNFEYEIFVSPDYFGEMGPSGNYTGMMGMLQRNEVDMGLTYLDVTYERSKVVDSSAPYYYIEKKFMMNYAPFLSKTSAFMYPFSTLTWILFLITLLSVSVLFRTLIFPKDSIISVFFNLWGSSFGQGMNYNPRSLTRRIPLGIWLLYSYVLILCYSSVLLSFLTSPIRMKQIKDFKELYLAVREGKIVCLSSKATKEVDNLMKSLSPHLRGLGEYIKKNDWFYYHPDKVKVPEHVAILGSADLFRVAIGPPEKYFYSEDTFGYFHYGIAIRKTFCCKERLNRIVLRIVSSGLYEKFKEDFFFKKDLKRYLNVSHSESTLASPIRLSNLNGVFIILGTGWAAGIIVLLMEIAYFRWLRPKHRQN, translated from the coding sequence ATGGTGGCTTATTTTCCCTCGAAACTTAGACTAGCAGTTGTACCCCCGACCAAAGCCATAGAAGTTACAAGAATCGGCAACACTACCATTATTTCGGGAGTTGAAgctgaatttataaaactattggcACAAGCATTAAATTTCGAATATGAGATTTTTGTTTCTCCAGATTATTTCGGGGAAATGGGTCCATCCGGAAACTACACTGGAATGATGGGAATGCTGCAAAGGAATGAAGTTGACATGGGATTGACCTACTTAGATGTTACCTATGAGCGCTCAAAAGTTGTAGACTCCAGTGCACCTTACtactatattgaaaaaaagtttatgatgAATTATGCTCCATTCTTGTCAAAAACATCAGCATTCATGTATCCTTTCAGCACACTCACAtggattttatttcttatcacaCTGCTCTCTGTGTCAGTGCTATTTCGAACTTTGATTTTTCCAAAAGATTCAATTATTTCCGTTTTCTTCAATTTGTGGGGGTCTTCCTTCGGACAAGGAATGAACTACAACCCTCGCTCACTGACCAGGCGGATACCACTTGGAATTTGGCTCCTTTATTCATACGTGCTAATTTTATGTTACAGCTCTGTCCTGTTGTCATTTTTGACTTCTCCCATcagaatgaaacaaataaaagatttcaagGAACTCTATCTCGCTGTCAGAGAGGGGAAGATTGTGTGTCTATCATCGAAGGCAACTAAGGAAGTAGATAATTTGATGAAAAGCCTTTCACCTCATTTAAGAGGATTAGGggaatacattaaaaagaatgaCTGGTTTTATTATCACCCTGACAAAGTCAAAGTTCCGGAACATGTAGCAATACTTGGTTCAGCTGATCTATTTCGTGTGGCTATTGGGCCacctgaaaaatacttttattcggAGGATACTTTTGGATATTTTCATTACGGGATTGCTATCAGGAAAACATTTTGCTGCAAAGAGCGCTTGAATAGAATCGTTCTCCGAATTGTAAGTAGTGGCCtatatgaaaaattcaaagaagatttcttctttaaaaaagatttaaagagaTATTTAAATGTGAGTCACTCTGAGAGCACATTAGCATCACCTATAAggttatcaaatttaaatggaGTGTTTATTATTCTTGGTACAGGCTGGGCGGCAGGTATTATTGTTCTATTGATGGAAATCGCCTACTTTCGATGGTTGCGCCCGAAACATCGCCAAAATTGA